ACTCACCGTCTCCACTGTCAATCGAGTGGAATTAAAAAATCTAACTACAGCAAACTTTAACAAATTCTATATGAGAAAAAAAGATAAGTTTGTAGAAATTCCAACACCGAGCACCAAGCATGAGTAAGACGATCAAGGAAATTCAAAAAGAAATTATCGCAGAGTTTGCTGATCTAACTGATTGGGAAGAAAAATTCCAATATCTCATTGAGTTAGGTGAAGAACTCCCTCCCTATCCAGATGAAAAACGAACAGAAGAATATATAGTCCCTGGTTGCCAATCTCGAGTTTGGGTCGCACCAAAATTAGAATCAGGAAAATTAGAATTTGATGCGGATAGTGATACTGCATTGACAAAAGGTCTTATCGCAATTTTGATACGGGTATTTTCAGGACAATCTCCAAAAGATATAGCGGATGCCTCACTGGGTTTTATTGAAGAAGTAGGTCTTGCTAAGTTTCTTTCTATTTCGCGAAGGAACGGACTTTTCTCTATGGTACAAAAACTAAAGGGATACGCAGAAAAAGTTTAATCCCTTTCTTTTTTCCTTTGCAATCTATTTCAACCTCGCATAGAATTCTGAAACGAATCTGAACTAGGAATTCTATGAAACGAAGCCTTATCTTTCTCCTTTTATTAACCTTTGTACATTGTGGCAAAGACCTTTCTCCTTTTGGTGGTGAACCAGAAGTAACTGCTCTCAAATCCCGATTAAAACCGGAATGGCCAAATCCCAACTGGAAAGTTGTCTCTCCTGAATCCGTTGGAGTTTCTTCCAGCAAACTAGGATTAGTAGAAGAATATGCTTTTACAAGAACTGGTGATGAAACTGATAGAAAAGGTAGAAGAACTGATGCTCTCGTGATTCTAAGAAATGGAAAACTCATTTATGAAAAATATGCGAGGAACTTTTCCGAAGACAAAGTACATTTAACCTGGTCAGTCTCTAAAAGTATTCTACAAACCATGTATGGAATTGCTGTCAAACAAGGTCTTGTTAAGTTAGACGATCCTGGTTATTACCATTATGAACCTCTTAGCCGTGATGAAGCTCATAAAAAAATTACCATTCGACACCTTCTCAATATGTCCTCAGGACTTGCCGCTGAAGAAGGATACGAAAGCGGACCCCTAAAATCTTCTGTGATTGCAATGTTGTATACCAGAGGTCGCAAAGACATGGGCACATTTTGTAGTGCCCTTCCACTTCGTGCAGAACCAGGAACCCAAGTTTATTACTCCAGTTGTGATACCAATATCCTTTCTGCCATTTTGAAAAAAGTTTACGGAGCAGAAGAATACGACAAACTTCCTTTTGAAAAAATCTTTAAACCTCTTGGGATCACAAATGTAACCTTCGAAAGAGATGGTTCTGGAACTTACGTTGGTTCTTCTTATCTTTATATGACTGCCAAAGACTTAGCAAAAATTGGATACTTGTATTTGAATGATGGAATTTGGAACGGAGAACGTTTGTTACCTGAAGGATGGGTTCAGTTCACAAGAACTCCTGCCCCTGGATACAAAACCACTCCTTATTCAGAAGACTTAGCAGAAGACAATTATACAGCTCACTGGTACGCTAACACTGGCGTTCCCGAAAGAGGAATCCACGAACCTTGGCCTGACGCCCCCAAAGATACCTTTGCCGGCCTTGGTCACTGGGGGCAAATGTTGTATGTAATTCCCAGTCTTGATTTAATCATTGTTCGATTTGGAGATGATCGTGAAAAAGCATTCATCAAAAATGATTTTTTAAAATTAGTGAAAGAGTCTGTAATTCGGTAACCTTATGAAAAGAAAAATTTCTGTGATCCTCTCTTTGTTATTTTTGTTTATTTTGTTTTGGGCGCAATGGAATTGGAAACATCTATCCAGTTTTCCATCCATCATCTCTAGTTTTTATTCAAAAGAATATTGTAGTTGTTACTTTGTGATGCAACTTTCCGAAGAGCAGTGCCATAACTTTGCTCGTCAGTGGGTTCCCGTTAGCGAATTCAAACTCGACAAAGACAATATGTCAGTAACTGTCAAGGGACTTGGACGAACCAATACGGCAAAGTATCTCTCGAAAGAGTATGGTTGTACTCTAGTGACGGATTAAACTCAATACTAACGGTAATAACGAATTCCCGGAAAGATGAAGTTAATTCCAAAGATTAGCCCTTTGGATTTGACTTCTTCTGGAACAGGGCCAAAATTTTGACCTCGAATGGAATCCATACAAGCTTGGTCGACTACGACCTGACCTTGTGATGTTACCAAACGGACGTCCAGCACTTGGCCTTGTTCGCTTAACATAAATAAAACTTTAGTTTCCCCTTCTTTGATACCTTCTCTTGCCACAACGCCGGCCATATCTCGGTAGGCATAATTCCCTCCACCCGGTGGGGCAAAAGATTCTTCAATTCGTTTCAACATGTTTTTGAAGTAATAATAACCTGCTAATTGTTTGGTGGGGATTGTAAGGGCTTTGGCTCCGTCCCATCGAAACAAAAAGTCTTGTTGGAACCTATAGTTAAAAGGAATTTTTGTCATTTGTCCGGAACTTGCGGCTTGGTTCGGACTTTCTTCTGCGTTAGAATTGGTTTTTGGATCGGCTTTAAAAATTCCTACTTCAAAAAGTTCTTCTTCCTTGGATTGTTCTGATTTGGGTTGGGCTTTGCTTGGAGTGGAAGCAGAACTTCCCATAATGAATTCACGAAATTGTGTGAGAGTATGAAATCCTTGTTTTTCCGTGAGGCCACCGCCACCAGACGAATCTTTGTTAGAGAGAGCTTTATACTCATCTTTTTTGTCCGGGTTGATGAACTGTTGTTCTACGAGGACTTCGTAAATTTTTTCTTGTTCCTTCGGCCCTAACATCTCCGCAGCTTGTTCTTCTGCCAACATCTTCCAAAGCATATTCCTGGTGATGAGGTGTGCGAGTACGAAGGAAACAATGAGGATGACAAAGGTGAAGGCAAAGAAAAGTCTACGTTCCCCTTCTTCCTTTTCAGGTAACCGGAAATCAAAAGAGAGTTGGGCCATTTTCGCGATTTTCCCCGATATTTCCAGTATACACAATTCCCAAATGTTCGTAAGCTTTTTTCGTAGCCACTCTTCCTTGGGGTGTGCGGTCAATGAGACCCACTCGGACAAGAAATGGTTCGTAAGTATCTTCTAAAGTGCGCTCTTCTTCTCCGAGCACCACAGCAATGGGTTTGATGCCTACAGGCCCTCCACCATAACGGTTGATAAGGATATCCAAAATTTGGCGGTCCACGACATCCAGGCCCAAATGATCCACTCCCATTCTTTCAAAAGCAAACCGGCATGTATCCAAACTCACAGAGTTTTCGTTACGAACTTCTGCAAAGTCCCGCACTCGTTTTAAAAGATGATTTGCAATCCTCGGAGTTTTGCGGCTTCGTTTTCCGATTTCCAAAGCAACCCCTTCCCCCAGCGAAACTCCA
This genomic stretch from Leptospira meyeri harbors:
- a CDS encoding SufE family protein yields the protein MSKTIKEIQKEIIAEFADLTDWEEKFQYLIELGEELPPYPDEKRTEEYIVPGCQSRVWVAPKLESGKLEFDADSDTALTKGLIAILIRVFSGQSPKDIADASLGFIEEVGLAKFLSISRRNGLFSMVQKLKGYAEKV
- a CDS encoding serine hydrolase domain-containing protein; its protein translation is MKRSLIFLLLLTFVHCGKDLSPFGGEPEVTALKSRLKPEWPNPNWKVVSPESVGVSSSKLGLVEEYAFTRTGDETDRKGRRTDALVILRNGKLIYEKYARNFSEDKVHLTWSVSKSILQTMYGIAVKQGLVKLDDPGYYHYEPLSRDEAHKKITIRHLLNMSSGLAAEEGYESGPLKSSVIAMLYTRGRKDMGTFCSALPLRAEPGTQVYYSSCDTNILSAILKKVYGAEEYDKLPFEKIFKPLGITNVTFERDGSGTYVGSSYLYMTAKDLAKIGYLYLNDGIWNGERLLPEGWVQFTRTPAPGYKTTPYSEDLAEDNYTAHWYANTGVPERGIHEPWPDAPKDTFAGLGHWGQMLYVIPSLDLIIVRFGDDREKAFIKNDFLKLVKESVIR
- a CDS encoding energy transducer TonB, whose translation is MAQLSFDFRLPEKEEGERRLFFAFTFVILIVSFVLAHLITRNMLWKMLAEEQAAEMLGPKEQEKIYEVLVEQQFINPDKKDEYKALSNKDSSGGGGLTEKQGFHTLTQFREFIMGSSASTPSKAQPKSEQSKEEELFEVGIFKADPKTNSNAEESPNQAASSGQMTKIPFNYRFQQDFLFRWDGAKALTIPTKQLAGYYYFKNMLKRIEESFAPPGGGNYAYRDMAGVVAREGIKEGETKVLFMLSEQGQVLDVRLVTSQGQVVVDQACMDSIRGQNFGPVPEEVKSKGLIFGINFIFPGIRYYR